The window CGCCGCCATGCCACAGCGCGCTGTCGAACAGCATCACGCTGCCCGTCGGCATGGTCGCGGTGACGGCGTCGTAGTCCTTGCCGTATTCCGGCGACGAATCGAACTTGTGGCTGCGCGGAATGATCCGCGTCGCGCCGTTGTCGTCGCGGAAATCGGACAGCGCCCAGATCGCATTGATCGTGATCGGAATGTGCGGCCGCGGCAGCGGGATCAATTGAGTGTCTTCGTGGATCGGCTGCGCCTCCTGGCCGGGGCCAAGCACTAGCGAGCAGAACGACGACAGCAGGCATTCTTTGTCCAGCACGCGCTCGACCACCGGCAGCACGTTCTCATGCAGCGGCACCTCCCAGAACAGATCGTCAAAGGTCAGGAGGTTGTTGATGCGCAGCGTCTTGAAACCCTCGAACGATGTCCTGGCAGGTGCGAGATTGTGCTCGCTCTCGATTCTCAGCACCGCGTCCTTCAATCCCTCGATCAGGTCCGGCGAGGCGGCGCGCTCGATCACGGTGTATCCGTCGTCGCGGATCCGCTCGGCGTGGGATTGGATGTCGGCGTCCGTCAGCATGGCGATCTCCCCGTTGGCGCTGTGTCGCGCCTTGCGGAAAGCATAGCGGGCCGTTTCAGTTTTTGGGAAGGAATTTTCGACACTGCCGCTTAGCCTCGTCATTGCGAGCGAAGCGAAGCAATCCATTCTACCGTTTGTTGTGGCGGATTGCTTCGTCGCTTCACTCCTCGCAATGACAGGGAGAGAGTTAGCCCGCCCCTCGAACTAGCGCGACTTCCAGAAATCCACGACGCGCTGCGCGGTCGACGGCATCAGGCGGACGAAGTTCACCCGCGCACCTTCGATATCGGCCGGCGACGGCACGCGGTTCGGCCCGAGCCGCATCAGGATCAGGGCGC of the Bradyrhizobium quebecense genome contains:
- a CDS encoding phytanoyl-CoA dioxygenase family protein, producing the protein MLTDADIQSHAERIRDDGYTVIERAASPDLIEGLKDAVLRIESEHNLAPARTSFEGFKTLRINNLLTFDDLFWEVPLHENVLPVVERVLDKECLLSSFCSLVLGPGQEAQPIHEDTQLIPLPRPHIPITINAIWALSDFRDDNGATRIIPRSHKFDSSPEYGKDYDAVTATMPTGSVMLFDSALWHGGGANTSDARRFAFSCAYCWGWMRQQENLQLGIPRETAARFPRRLQELCGYSVYKGQFGHIDNHDPIELLGRERGKRMVWEATDVRKARMAGQG